A region of the Ranitomeya variabilis isolate aRanVar5 chromosome 5, aRanVar5.hap1, whole genome shotgun sequence genome:
CTCTAACTTGTTGATGGTGCTGTTTACATGCACAATCGGTGCCATCAAATAGCATGCAAAATAGCGAGTGCTACCCCATTAGTCCATTAATTTAACAGAAAAGCCCTCTCTCCTGTGAGCGCTCTAAGACAGCCAGTGATGGCGCTCACGGGAGAGAGGTCTTGATCATGGTGTCAAGACCCAAACTATTTTAGACCCACATGGCGTCAGTAGGACCAGAGGTTGTTGGCAAGATCGGTTTCTGAACGTTAGGGCTGCTAAAGGGGAGAAAATCATCTGCAGAGCAAAGGAAGTTCATTCGTTAGGTTTGAAAAATTGCATGGGTATCCAACGGGGGGCTAAGTGGTTGAAAGTGTCTCTATAGGTCAATTTGGTGCTCTCCTCTAGGAGAAACTCTATCCCCTATAGTTTTGGTTTAAAAGCCTTGGTGCTGAACTGAGCATGATAGTCTGCTTAGCACTGAGGGCAAAATCAGAAATGTGAGCCTAATAATTGGTAGAGGTTCTAAGACAAGAATTCACAAGCCTCATGTCTGTCACCAAGACACACTGAGCTCAACAAGTATGAGTGATACTTCCAAAACGCATTACAGCAATACAGCATTGACTAGTTTATAGAGTGTATTCTCGCTGACAACCCTACATGTTCAGTAATAATAAATCACAGGATTAGGAAAAGCAAAATGCAAACATGGCAATTCTTACTTGATGAGATACAATGGTGACACGTGGATTATCAAGGTTCAGCCAGGATGGGATTTGGCCGTTTGTCACAATAAAAACATGCCGAACCCAAGGAGCGTGTTTCTCAATAGATCTTAAAGAGTACCGTAATTCTTCATTATCCTCGAAACGGCTGGCGGAGACGTCCCCATCCTCCTTGAGCttttaaaataaaagtaaaaattaagTGTGAAAACAGAGTCTGCTGTAATTTTCTGCTAtttaatggaatctgtcagcaggattttgataTTTAAATTGAGATCAGCATAATGATGGCTGGAAGAAATGAGGAAGATGGTGGTTCAGAGTCCGCGCTGCCCAAGGTTCAAAGATACGATCACACACGAAGGTGAAGAATGAAGGAGGTTTATTTCGGCAGCACGTTTCAAGGttttcaaacctcttcatcaggaccaaaccgCAATGATTCACCTTTGTGAACCTTTTTGTATCTCCAGTTTTACAATTTCATTCAGTATAATATTAATATGGGGGCAGAGAACCTGAATCCAATGATGcgtcacttgctcagcagcttggTGTAGTTTCAATATACTCAGTGTTTTATAAGTAGGAGATTATCAGTAGAAGACTAGATTTTGCGTGCCAAGtaatccagctaatctgtgtaaccctgcccccaccactgattagcagcttgctaACAATGTACAGAGTACACAGGGGGCAGTCAATCAGGAGTGTGGGCGgtgtatacacagctcagcagtcataatatacatctgcagcagagaaaacggggATTTTATATAAACTGAACTAAGCAGTCCAGTAagcgacacatcattggaatcaggttaTCTGCCCCTCCATCATGCTTGGTCTCAGATCCATAGCAAAAccttgctgacagactccctttaagtagCAAGCCTAATTTGACTTTTatattcacactttttttttgtttgtttgtcacagtccatgagccataacttttttttttttcttcatcgatATAGCCTTAAGAGGGCATGTTTTTTCGGAGAGGAGTTGAGTTTgtcagtggcaccattttggagtaCATATAACTTTAATATCtaacttttattaactctttacaggaagaaatagaaaaaacagcaattATGTTTTTAGACATTTTCAATGTTACAATTTCATTTGTTGCACAATTAATGAGTTGACTTTATTCTGCGGGTCAGCATAATTAGGACTATACCATACCATGGGTATATCAAATATATGTAGATTTATTACTTTGCTTTTGCATTGTCATATTTTGAGAATCACAAGAATAGTTTTTCTGTAATAGagctatatgagggcttattttttgggtgacAAGATGTAGTTCTCACTTGTATTTTTTTGGAATATATAACTGATCACttcttattccattttttgttgttgGGGAAAAGAACAAAAAACGGATATTCTGACAGTGCTTTTTCGATTTTTTTCCCCTAATATTTAGGTTTCCATTTTTTCGTTTTCCATGTCGAGGGATTAATAAACACACAGTTTCATAGTATAGATTGATACGATTTGTAAATTTTTTTTAATGTCCCACGACTTTTGCACAAGAAAAACCAGTTAAAAAAAACTTGGTACATTTTGGGATACATAcgactgattttttttatatttaattttattggaggcacaatgaacaaaaaacaccggattacgtaccggtaatgctcttttatagagccacgacagcacccacttgagagaggggatccgcccctaggaacaggaaaccctatggagagataaaaggggcggcccccctcgctcccacagttgggttacagagattgcgaggaaccgcccaccagtattagtaggcaatttgatatcagcttttatcattagttaacttagtatggctaactacaagaaccaaaaaacacccttaatcgtgcttttataaaaataacttaatagggtgggaagtaaaggggtgctgtcgtggctctataaaagagcattaccggtacgtaatccggtgttttctcttcgccacgacagcacccacttgagagactttcagagatagtcatttgggagggatcacagtgttaagaactgatctaccaaaggacaggtcagatgaagtagataaatccaatctatagtgattatagaatgtagtgggagaagcccaagttgcggccttacatatcagttctattggaacttctgctcgctcggcccaggatgatgctatcgcccgagtggagtgtgcttttacagtctcaggcgggttctcccctttggatgaataggccagacatattgcatcccgaatccaccgagataaagtgcccttcgtgattccatctccttttctatggccctggaaggaaataaagagagccctgctcttcctccaggcgctagttctatctaaataggctaatatggccctcctcacatctaatgtgtggtatttttgttcttcctgattcgtagggttatcatagaaggagggaagaaaaatttcttgtgatctatgaaatttagtgcatactttgggtaagtaggaagggtctgtttttaggacaattctgtctggaaatatagacataaacggtggatctatcgataatgcctgtatgtcgcttactcttctagctgataccaaagcaacaagaagagctgtcttgatggaaacatgttttatgtgagctgaatgtagtggctcaaaggggtggtctgttagagcttcaaggactaaattaacatcccaaggtggtacatggggaatttggactgtctctgacctttggcaagctgcgataaacctggctacccacctgtcacctgcaatatcgtgaccatataaagcaccaagcgcagaaatgtgtacttttaaggtactgactgccagacctaaatcgcgccctttttgaagaaattctaggacCATAGGGATCTGAATCTCGTTTGATAGTGCTGTTGGTTAGAggtttaagaattttttccacactctcacataaatggatgtggtagattttttcctacttagtagcagaatgtcaattactttgttagaaaatcctctcatttttagcagccgcctctcaaatgccaggcagtcaaccgcagacccttcacctgagggtggttgaaggggccttgggagagcagatcctgatcctccggaaggatccacgggtctgaaattgacataattctcagccaggagaaccatggcctcttgggccaaaatggagctattaagatcacatgagctctgtcctcccttatcttcctgatcaccgttggaagaagtattagtgggggaaaggcatatgctttctggaatgtccatgggacttgcagagcatcgaagatatctggattgtcggatcggaacaatgaagcgaaccttttgacttgtctgttgtgtctcgtcgcaaaaaggtctatctcgggagtaccccattttttgattatcattaaaaagatacaacggctgagaacccactctccttggcggagagtgtggcggctgaggaaatccgcttttggattgtcgactcctcttacatgcagtgctgataaggataggaggtgctcctctgctatggatagaatgtcgccggctatacacatgagagcttctgatcttgttcccccttggtggtttatgtatgccaccgctgtcatgttgtctgaaaagattcttgtatgcgttccgtgtaactgcggaagaaatttacatatggcatgatagatagccttcagttctttttgATTAGAGGAATCATTCGATTCTCTAggagaccacagaccttgaactatttgatctcctaagtgtgctccccaaccactaggactggcatcggtaaagagtgtttttgaaggtttaaccacccagggaaccccactggtaaaatgactctggtctaaccaccaggtaagagaatcTACCACGTCAGATGGTAAAGATAACCGACTATCCAATTGGCCTtgtaacctctcttcttcctgtagaattttatattgtaattttctactatggaattgggcccatgggacagccgggatacataatgtaaaggaaccaagaagggacatcccttctcttagggaaattaggggtttattaatcaccgattgtaccttgtttataattgctaattgtttagagtcgggaagaaagcacctttgatttgtagaatctagaataagccctaggaatgtttgtcgagttgtgggggacaacctggatttctcccagtttactaaccaccccaattcctgtaGGGATGAAATTGTATCAAGTACTCGTTGATGGCATTGGGAAAGAGAGTTGCCCACTATaagaaggtcatctaaatatggtattacaagagtgtcttttaatctcaaatatgacattacttctgacattaattttgtgaagactctcggagctatcgacagtccaaagggcattgctgtatattgataatgccttatctgaccttccattataactgccacccgtagatattgctgatgttcaatgaagattggtagatggtaatacgcatctttaaggtcaagtactgccataaagcaatggggaaacaggagctttatagttgatcgtatagactccattttaaaggtttggttttctaaaaagacgtttagtcttttcaggttaattattgttctaaatgatccgtctggttttggaatcaaaaatagaggggaataaaaaccccttcctttttgatgagaagggacttccactagtacccctttggacaggagatttattatttcctgttccaaggcctcttgttgtgaatgagactttaaggaagtcaataagaatgagtccggagggactcgggcaaatcttAATTTAAgacccgtagatataaggctagttgcccatggattggaagtcattgtcagccattgtgaagtgaagaaagacaacctaccaccaacgggtagatctgtcctaacgggttttatcctcaggtttgaatggacgtTTTCCGAAAAACGCTCCTTTCTGCttaaagtctttattagcccagcggtcttggtttttatagtcctttcttCTATTAAACGTGGGCTTAcggaacgctctcctgtaggatggaagataagtattattggggaaccccttcttcctctcacccgctttagttagtatttcgtctaacttagtaccaaataggtactcaccctggcatggaagaccacataatttagacttcgtttggggatctcctttccacccctttagccataaggctcgacgagccgcgttagtcagacctgccgatttggcagctagccgtatggaatcagctgaggaatccgccaaaaaggctgtagctcctctAATTAACGGTATGGAAGAGATCAGtctatctcgggaaaggccgctctttaatccttcttctaaatcatttaaccagaccaacatggacctggcagtgcatgtggctgatatagccggcctgaaggctccagtacaagattcccatgctctttttaagagggtatccgctttccggtccagcgggtcttgcaaggagccggaatcttctacgggtagcaaagattttttagaagtggaagccactgctgcatctaccttcggggcttttaaccatatagagaaatcttcgtcattaaagggatagcgtctttttgacgaagatggcaatcctctttgtccctggctttcccactccttttttactacatttttaattgctggaattacagggaaagaaggttttttcctctctgacaggcctgcaaacatcacgtcctgtggtgttttagggttttttgtgtcttcaatacccatggtgttacaaactgatcttactaaattatcgatactgtctgtgggaaagcatgtatcccgctcatcatctgaggaaatgatccTTTGGGAACCATCCGAATCTTTATCTTCAGTCTCAGAGGACTGTTCAGACCTGggggaattatatttttttctaccctcgggaattttttccgagcttcggaaggcctgtaattcttccctaatcatactccttatatcttccgaccttactgaagactcctcacgtaaggtggattcgatgcaagactggcacagcttctttaaataattatcggggagcggctgagagcataaagcacattgtatgtgtttggttttccccgttctttttgcctaaggaatatagacaaagagggggagTGTAATCAGCCTAAGAGGGTACACACACACTCATCCAGTGAggttgttgttacaataccggctgatgaggaggagacggaggcacagatggaaccGACCGGCCTGATTTCTTATCTCTGGCGCTTTTGGAAGAAGATGATCTGCGACTTCTGCTTGTTCGGCTACTAGGCGCAATAGCGGTGACTTCGGATGAAGCCATCGCCGGGTCCtgtggagatgccatgatggacgccggaggatcagtgccggcgtcgttttctaatgggggccgccatcttcttcctgccgcacccggaagtgaccgctacatccgggtcgcggcTAATCAGTATGCGCCTGCGCTCCCACCAgcatcagcgcaggcgccgtcctcCTCCTGTTTCACCCCGGAAGTTGCGATCTGTTTTCGGGGGATAGTATACCGGACCTACGCTGCCTGCGCACCATGAGGGATGGCGCCGCAGGATCTCCTTACCCCAGCGATTTGGTCCTTGCAGGTCTGCTGGGTGGATCTccatgagccaggcgactccccggacctggcctcacagtacctgccagcagaggggggaagctgccataggacccccgacgctgcttccagcttctggagcccttgccgtcccataaaggtaaactgcgcaagcggcatccaggctgggcatcctcttctctccaagggtctcccgtaggaacaggaaaccaactgtgggagcgagggggaccgccccttttatctctccatagggtttcctgttcctaggggcggatcccctctctcaagtgggtgctgtcgtggcgaagagaaaaaatggAAATTCTACAGTAGCTTTTCAATTTGTTTTGTGGAGTTTACTGTGCAGGACAAATTATATATTTTGCACTGGTTGTTATGAATGTAGTGATACCagatatataaattatatattttgcaCTGGTTGTTATGAATGTAGTGATACCagatatataaattatatattttgcaCTGGTTGTTATGAATGTAGTGATACCAGATATATAATTTACGGTATATATTTTGCACTGGTTGTTATGAATGTAATGATATCTGATATGATGGCAATACCAGAATTCTACAGTTTCTATTACTAAAGAAATTAAATTGTCAAAATATCAATAAATGTATACAGACATAAAACACCTGACTAAAGATTACCTAAGTCTACAGAAATATGACTGTCAGTTTCACATTGTTCTGTAAATACCATAGGCTAAaagataattaccgtatatactcgagtcatggtcggcgggtgagggagagcgacgactgtcaaatactcacctgctcccggcgcggtccctgcttgtcccacggtctccgggcgcggcagcttcttcccctgttcagcggtctctggtaccgctcattaaagtaatgaatatggactccactcccataggggtggagccacatattcattactgtaatgagcggtaccatgtgaccgctcactacaggaagaagctgccacgcccggagaccgtgggacaagcagggaccgcgccaggagcgcgtgagtatttcatatttacctttcctcgttccacctccgcctcgtcttccgcgtcctctgcagtgactgttcaggtcagagggcgtgatgacgcattAGTGTGCGTGCTGccgtctgcctgaacagtcagtgcggagagacgggatgctgaggagcagcgacgacaggtgaggatgtttttttttttcttagtgcagcagcagcagcattacatgtggcacaatgttatatggagcgtctatggggccataaagaactgcatggagcattatatggggcatctatggggccataaagaactgcatggagcattatatggggcctctatggggccataaagaactgcatggagcattatatggggcatctatggggccataataaactacatggagcattatatgggtcatctatggggccataactgcatggagcattatatggggcatctatggggccatactgaactgtatggagcattatatggggcatctatggggccataataaactgcatggagcatgatatggggcatctatggtgccataaagaactgcatggagcattatatggggaatccatggtgccataaagaactgtatggagcattatatggagcatctatggggccataaataactgaatggagcattatatggggaatctatggggccataaagaactgcatggagcattatatggggccataatgaactgcatggagcattatatggggcatctatggggccataaagaactacatgaagcattataaggggcatctatggggccataaagaactacatggagcattatatggggcatctatggagccataaagaactacatggagcattatatggggcatctatggggccataaagaactacatggagcattatatggggcatctatggggccataaagaactacatggagcattatatggggcatctatggggccataaagaactgcatggagcagtatacggggcatctatggggccataaagaactacatggagcattatatggggcatctatggggccataaagaactacatggagcattatatggggcatctatggtgccataaagaactgcatggagcattatatggggcatctatggtgccataaagaactgtatggagcattataaggagcatctatggtgccataaagaactgatggagcattatatggagcatctatggtgccatagagaactgtatggagcattatatggagcatctatggggccatgaagaactgcatggagcattatatggggccataatgaactgcatggagcattatatgggggatctatggggccattaaggacagcatggagcattatatggggcatctatggggccataaagaactacatgaaGTAGTataaggggcatctatggggccataaagaactacatggagcattatatggggcatctatggagccataaagaactacatggagcattatatggggcatctatggggccataaagaactacatggagcattatatggggaatctatggggccataaagaactgcatggagcattatatggggaatctatggtgccataaagaactacatggagcattatatggagaatctatggggccataaataactgaatggagcattatatggggaatctatggggccataaagaactgcatggagcattatatggggcctctatggggccataaagaactgcatggagcattatatggggcatctatggggccataaagaactgcatggagcattatatggggcatctatggggccataataaactacatggagcattatatgggtcatctatggggccataactgcatggagcattatatggggcatctatggggccatactgaactgtatggagcattatatggggcatctatggggccataataaactgcatggagcatgatatggggcatctatggggccataataaactgcatggagcataatatggggcatctatggtgccataaagaactgcatggagcattatatggggaatctatggtgccataaagaactgtatggagcattatatggggcatctatggggccataaagaactgcatggagcattatatggggccataatgaactgcatggagcattatatggggcatctatggggccataaaggacagcatggagcattatatggggcatctatggggccataaagaactacatgaagcattataaggggcatctatggggccataaagaactacatggagcattatatggggcatctatggagccataaagaactacatggagcattatatggggtatctatggggccataaagaactacatggagcattatatggggcatctatggggccataaagaactacatggagcattatatggggcatctatggggccataaagaactgcatggagcagtatatggggcatctatgaggccataaagaactacatggagcattatatggggcatctatggggccataaagaactacatggagcattatatggggcatctatggggccataaagaactacatggagcattatatggggcatctatggggccataaagaactgcatggagcagtatatggggcatctatggggccataaagaactacatggagcattatatggggcatctatggggccataaagaactgcatggagaagtatacggggcatctatggggccataaagaactacatggagcattatatggggcatctatggggccataaagaactacatggagcattatatggggcatctatggtgccataaagaactgcatggagcattatatggggcatctatggtgccataaagaactgtatggagcattatatggagcatctatggtgtcataaagaactgcatggagcattatatggagcatctatggggccataatgaactgcatggagcattatatggggcatctatggggccattaaggacagcatggagcattatatggggcatctatggggccataaagaactacatgaaGCATTAaaaggggcatctatggggccataaagaactacatggagcattatatggggcatctatggggccataaagaactacatggagcattatatggggcatctatggggccataaagaactgcatggagcagtatatggggcatctatggggccataaagaactacatggagcattatatggggcatctatggggccataaagaactgcatggagcattatatggggcatctatggggccataaagaactacatggagcattatatggggcatctatggggccataaagaactgcatggagcagtatacggggcatctatggggccataaagaactacatggagcattatatggggcatctatggggccataaagaactacatggagcattatatggggcatctatggtgccataaagaactgcatggagcattatatggggcatctatggtgccataaagaactgtatggagcattatatggagcatctatggtgccataaagaactgtatggagcattatatggagcatctatggtgccatagagaactgtatggagcattatatggagcatctatggggccatgaagaactgcatggagcattatatggggccataatgaactgcatggagcattatatgggggatctatggggccattaaggacagcatggagcattatatggggcatctatggggccataaagaactacatgaaGTAGTataaggggcatctatggggccataaagaactacatggagcattatatggggcatctatggagccataaagaactacatggagcattatatggggcatctatggggccataaagaactacatggagcattatatggggaatctatggggccataaagaactgcatggagcattatatggggaatctatggtgccataaagaactacatggagcattatatggagaatctatggggccataaataactgaatggagcattatatggggaatctatggggccataaagaactgcatggagcattatatggggcctctatggggccataaagaactgcatggagcattatatggggcatctatggggccataaagaactgcatggagcattatatggggcatctatggggccataataaactacatggagcattatatgggtcatctatggggccataactgcatggagcattatatggggcatctatggggccatactgaactgtatggagcattatatggggcatctatggggccataataaactgcatggagcatgatatggggcatctatggggccataataaactgcatggagcatgatatggggcatctatggtgccataaagaactgcatggagcattatatggggaatctatggtgccataaagaactgtatggagcattatatggggcatctatggggccataaagaactgcatggagcattatatggggccataatgaactgcatggagcattatatggggcatctatggggccataaaggacagcatggaacattatatggggcatctatggggccataaagaactacatgaagcattataaggggcatctatggggccataaagaactacatggagcattatatggggcatctatggagccataaagaactacatggagcattatatgaggcatctatggggccataaagaactacatggagcattatatggggcatctatggggccataaagaactacatggagcattatatggggcatctatggggccataaagaactgcatggagcagtatatggggcatctatggggccataaagaacta
Encoded here:
- the LOC143773448 gene encoding uncharacterized protein LOC143773448 — its product is MIREELQAFRSSEKIPEGRKKYNSPRSEQSSETEDKDSDGSQRIISSDDERDTCFPTDSIDNLVRSVCNTMGIEDTKNPKTPQDVMFAGLSERKKPSFPVIPAIKNVVKKEWESQGQRGLPSSSKRRYPFNDEDFSIWLKAPKVDAAVASTSKKSLLPVEDSGSLQDPLDRKADTLLKRAWESCTGAFRPAISATCTARSMLVWLNDLEEGLKSGLSRDRLISSIPLIRGATAFLADSSADSIRLAAKSAGLTNAARRALWLKGWKGDPQTKSKLCGLPCQGERSVSPRLIEERTIKTKTAGLIKTLSRKERFSENVHSNLRIKPVRTDLPVGGRLSFFTSQWLTMTSNPWATSLISTGLKLRFARVPPDSFLLTSLKSHSQQEALEQEIINLLSKGVLVEVPSHQKGRGFYSPLFLIPKPDGSFRTIINLKRLNVFLENQTFKMESIRSTIKLLFPHCFMAVLDLKDAYYHLPIFIEHQQYLRVAVIMEGQIRHYQYTAMPFGLSIAPRVFTKLMSEVMSYLRLKDTLVIPYLDDLLIVGNSLSQCHQRVLDTISSLQELGCHHYADLNLNIKILLTDSIK